In the Quercus lobata isolate SW786 chromosome 5, ValleyOak3.0 Primary Assembly, whole genome shotgun sequence genome, one interval contains:
- the LOC115990468 gene encoding uncharacterized protein LOC115990468, giving the protein MVRTRSRATSPGRQGSRGASSDPQRDRQSAPAMQTSSVQHVQSMAAAMAELTHQNQELRMEITQRRQTREEYAGQTQGQGDTQNTEIGSQFRGTTSRAVPHLKEVMDQMKKVMEEMKENMRRTNPIEDLVHRTDSPFTASINGHPLPSKFKLPSLDSYDGTRDPFDHIATFKTTMHLQGVLDEIMCRAFPTTLKGPARVWFSKIHPSSVSSFEELSKLFVNNFIGGQRHKRSSSSLLTIEQGENESLWSFITRFNREALSVDEVDDKLLLAAFHNGINSDLFIHKLYEKEPQTMAELVLMQIKDDPSLKWPEKMKGDPNKHNKNKYYRFHRDHGHDTDECYDLKQQIENLIRQGKLRHFVGRDRTDEKLKGKIEESSRPPLGEIRIIVGGNLMGQSSKSKKTYLKAVQNVQLSGRSPRTRSMDEPTISFTDEDAERIHHPHDDAIVITLLIADYTTRRVLVDNGSSADILYYPAFQQMRLGRDQLRPVCSPLIGFGGMKVQPVGTITLPVVVGSYPQQITKEVNFLVEDYTSSYNAIIGRPTFKSWKAITSTYHLSVKFPTEYGIGQAQGNQLAARECYLAMMALDEQVQTMSIEERRVIAKPTEVLEDVLLQEDDPEKFTRIGTGMKEKARKDLIQFLRKSIDVFAWSHDDMPGINPSVITHRLNVYPFFKPIHQKKRVFAPERDKAIKEEVQKLTTAKFIKEVYYPDWLANVVMLLSFMDAFSGYNQIKMDEADHEKTSFITSQGLFCYKVMPFGLKNAGATYQRLVNHMFRPQIGRNVEVYVDDMLVKSIDEGSHLDDLQETFETLQRYKMKLNPSKCAFGVSSGKFLGFMVSQRGIEANPDKIQAILNMEPPKSIKEVQSLTGRVAALNRFVSKATDKCLPFFKVLRKAFEWTDECQRAFQDLKDYLTTAPLLSPSVQGEELYLYLAVSPHAVSSALIREEGKIQKPVYYTSRALRGAEGRYPLMEKLAFALITASRKLRHYFQVHVINVMTDHPLKKAMNKLEAAGRLIQWAVELSEFDIRYLLRNAIKAQALADFIAEFTPSYEGLGEGEYNNKWVVHVDGSSTLYAGGIGVVLQSPEGDKLKYKARLQYQTSNNEAEYEALLKGLELAKSVEADSILVLGDSQLVIGQVNGTCEAKEDRMKKYLRKEASANEALDEMDDVHYMPSIDLPELMQIEGEGNWMTPIVSYLKDGRLPEEKDKARKLRVKSARYVLMDEVLYKRGFSQPLLRCLAPDEANYMLREVHEGACGNHSGARSLVHKVIRSGFYWPTIQADAKAYVKVCDQCQRFSNIPRQPAEYLTPMMAPWPFAQWGLDILGPFPTGTRQMKFLVVGIDYFTKWVEAEPLAKITQQNVKNFVWKNIVCRFGVPRVLVSDNGRQFDNTPFREFCEQLGMKNHYSSPSHPQANGQAEIDPQKRKQAWTNEILGRKDISSISLLPKER; this is encoded by the exons ATGGTCAGGACCAGGTCGAGGGCTACTAGCCCTGGCCGTCAGGGAAGCAGAGGCGCTTCAAGTGACCCCCAGCGTGATCGCCAATCTGCACCGGCCATGCAGACGTCGTCCGTTCAGCATGTACAATCCATGGCGGCTGCAATGGCGGAATTGACTCACCAAAACCAGGAGTTAAGGATGGAGATCACTCAGAGGAGACAGACACGTGAGGAATACGCAGGGCAGACACAAGGCCAGGGTGACACACAGAATACTGAGATAGGAAGTCAGTTTAGAGGTACCACTTCACGGGCAGTGCCACACTTGAAAGAGGtgatggaccaaatgaagaaagtcatggaggagatgaaggagaaCATGAGGAGAACGAATCCCATAGAGGATTTGGTCCACAGGACTGACTCTCCttttacggcttccatcaatggccaccctctaccatcaaagttcaaactgCCTTCCCTGGACTCGTATGATGGGACGCGTGATCCCTTTGATCACATTGCAACATTCAAGACaacaatgcaccttcaaggggtccTTGATGAAATCATGTGTCGAGCCTTCCCTACTACCCTTAAAGGCCCGGCACGAGTTTGGTTCAGTAAAATACACCCAAGTTCCGTAAGTTCTTTCGAAGAGTTGAGCAaattgtttgttaacaatttcatcgGGGGACAGAGGCACAAGCGCTCTTCGTCCAGCTTACTGACCATAGAACAAGGGGAGAATGAAAGCCTGTGGTCATTCATTACTCGCTTCAACAGAGAAGCCCTTAGTGTGGACGAGGTGGACGATAAGCTTCTACTGGCAGCCTTCCACAACGGGATTAATTCGGATTTATTTATACACAAGCTATATGAGAAGGAGCCTCAAACCATGGCCGAgctc GtgctcatgcaaatcaaagacgATCCTTCTTTAAAATGGCCAGAGAAGATGAAAGGGGATCCCAATAAGCACAATAAGAACAAATATTATCGCTTTCACAGGGACCATGGGCATGACACAGATGAGTGTTACGACCTAAAACAGCAAATTGAGAaccttatcagacaaggaaagttGAGGCACTTCGTTGGAAGGGATCGTACAGACGAGAAGCTGAAAGGCAAAATAGAGGAATCATCCCGGCCCCCACTAGGAGAGATAAGGATTATCGTTGGAGGGAACTTAATGGGGCAATCTTCCAAGTCGAAGAAGACGTATCTCAAAGCGGTACAAAACGTCCAGCTCTCTGGACGATCACCAAGGACGAGATCAATGGACGAGCCAACCATTTCCTTCACCGACGAAGATGCTGAGAGGATCCATCACCCGCATGACGATGCGATCGTCATTACACTGCTCATTGCAGATTATACAACCAGGAGAGTGTTAGTTGACAATGGAAGTTCAGCGGACATATTGTACTACCCCGCCTTCCAACAGATGAGGCTTGGACGAGATCAACTTCGTCCAGTATGCTCGCCACTGATAGGATTTGGAGGAATGAAGGTGCAGCCCGTGGGTACCATTACATTACCAGTTGTGGTAGGGTCATACCCACAACAGATAACCAAGGAAGTCAATTTCCTCGTGGAAGACTATACCTCTTCATACAATGCCATAATTGGAAGACCCACTTTTAAAAGTTGGAAGGCGATAACCTCTACCTACCATCTATCAGTCAAATTCCCTACGGAGTACGGGATAGGACAAGCACAAGGAAATCAGTTGGCAGCTAGAGAATGCTACTTAGCCATGATGGCTTTGGACGAACAGGTGCAGACAATGAGCATCGAGGAAAGAAGAGTTATTGCAAAGCCCACGGAAGTGTTGGAAGATGTTCTTTTGCAAGAAGATGATCCTGAGAAATTCACCAGAATTGGAACAGGCATGAAGGAGAAGGCAAGAAAAGACCTCATCCAGTTCCTGAGAAAGAGTATCGAcgtttttgcatggagtcatgacGACATGCCAGGAATCAACCCAAGTGTGATCACTCATCGATTGAATGTATACCCCTTTTTTAAGCCTATTCATCAGAAGAAGAGGGTATTTGCTCCCGAGAGGGACAAGGCAATCAAGGAAGAGGTTCAAAAACTGACCACGGCAAAGTTCATTAAGGAAGTCTATTACCCGGATTGGTTAgccaatgtggtgatg TTgttgagcttcatggatgccttctcAGGATATAATCAGATCAAGATGGATGAAGCTGATCACGAAAAAACTTCCTTCATTACCAGCCAAGGCTTgttttgctacaaagtgatgcccttcggcttgaAGAACGCAGGGGCAACTTATCAAAGGTTAGTGAATCACATGTTTCGTCCACAAATAGGACGGAATGTGGAGGTTTATGTCGATGACATGCTTGTGAAGAGCATAGACGAGGGAAGCCATCTAGACGACCTAcaggaaacctttgaaacacttcaacgatataagatgaagttgaacccaagCAAGTGTGCATTCGGAGTATCGTCGGGAAAGTTTTTGGGGTTCATGGTCTCACAAAGAGGAATTGAGGCAAATCCGGACAAGATCCAGGCTATATTGAACATGGAGCCACCGAAGAGTATCAAGGAAGTCCAATCCCTCACAGGACGAGTTGCCGCTTTGAACAGGTTTGTTTCGAAAGCCACAGATAAGTGTTTACCTTTCTTTAAAGTCCTCAGGAAGGCATTTGAATGGACGGACGAATGCCAAAGGGCCTTCCAAGACCTGAAGGATTATCTCACAACTGCCCCATTATTAAGTCCATCCGTGCAAGGAGAAGAACTGTACCTATACTTAGCGGTGTCCCCACACGCCGTAAGTTCAGCtttaatcagagaagaggggaaGATACAAAAACCGGTGTACTACACTAGCCGGGCACTCAGAGGAGCAGAGGGAAGGTATCCGCTCATGGAGAAATTGGCTTTTGCACTAATAACGGCTTCTAGGAAGTTAAGACATTACTTCCAagttcatgtcatcaatgtcatgacggACCATCCGCttaagaaggcaatgaacaagcTGGAAGCCGCAGGACGACTGATTCAGTGGGCAGTTGAACTTAGTGAATTCGACATTCGGTACCTACTGAGAAATGCAATAAAGgctcaagccctagcagatttcATCGCAGAGTTCACTCCAAGTTACGAAGGCCTGGGGGAAGGAGAGTACAACAACAAATGGGTCGTCCATGTAGATGGATCGTCTACATTATATGCTGGAGGAATAGGAGTTGTTTTGCAGTCGCCAGAAGGGGACAAATTGAAATACAAGGCCCGTTTGCAATACCAGACTTCTAACAATGAAGCGGAGTATGAAGCCCTTTTAAAGGGGTTGGAACTGGCCAAATCCGTAGAAGCAGACTCAATATTGGTCCTGGGAGACTCCCAATTGGTCATAGGCCAAGTGAATGGGACATGTGAAGCCAAGGAAGACAGAatgaagaaatatctaaggaag GAAGCATCTGCGAATGAGGCGTTGGACGAAATGGATGATGTACACTACATGCCAAGTATAGACCTTCCAGAACTGATGCAAATagagggagaaggaaattggatgaccccaatagTGTCGTACTTAAAGGACGGAAGGCTTCCGGAAGAGAAAGACAAAGCTAGGAAGCTCAGGGTCAAATCAGCTAGGTATGTGCTTATGGACGAGGTgttatacaagagaggtttttcccagcctctcttAAGATGTTTGGCTCCGGACGAGGCAAATTACATGTTGAGGGAGGTTCACGAAGGAGCATGCGGGAACCATTCGGGAGCCAGATCACTCGTCCATAAAGTCATCCGTAGCGGGTTCTATTGGCCAACCAtccaagctgatgctaaagcatatGTCAAAGTATGTGATCAATGTCAACGCTTCAGCAACATTCCCAGACAGCCAGCAGAATATCTCACGCCGATGATGGCCCCTTGGCCTTTCGCGcaatggggactagacattttgggACCCTTTCCGACTGGAACTCGGCAAATGAAGTTTCTGGTGGTGggaatagattacttcacaaaatgggtggaagccgaACCCTTAGCCAAAATTACGCAGCAAAATGTCAAGAActtcgtctggaagaacattgtatgcagattTGGAGTACCTAGAGTACTAGTGTCTGACAATGGACGACAGTTTGACAACACACCTTTCAGGGAATTTTGTGAACAGCTTGGAATgaagaaccattactcctcaccctcccacccacaggccaatggccaggcaGAA ATTGATCCGCAAAAAAGAAAGCAAGCATGGACGAATGAAATCCTTGGACGCAAGGATATATCGTCCATAAGCCTTCTTCCAAAGGAAAGATGA